Genomic window (Candidatus Effluviviaceae Genus I sp.):
CTCGGACACGTACAGCCCCTACGTCGAGAAGCTCCTGCGAGAGGGAGCCGCGTACCGCTGCTTCTGCCCGGCCGCCGAGCTTGAGGAGCGCAGGCGCGCGGCCGCGCAGGAGGGACGCGAGTGGAAGTACGACCGGCGCTGCCTCGACCTGCCGGAGGCGACGCGCAAGGCCTACCTCGCCGAGGGACGCCCAGCGGCCGTGCGGTTCCGCATCCCCGAGGGCAGAACCGGCTTCCGCGATCTGATCCTCGGCGACATCGAGGTCGCGAACTCGGAGTTCGACGACCTCGTCATCGCGCGGTCGGACGGCGTGCCGACCTACAACTTCGTCGCGGTCGTCGACGACATGCTCATGGACATCACGCACGTCATCCGCGGCAGCGACCACGTCACGAACACGCCGAAGCAGGTGCTCATCTTCCGCGCGCTCGGGGCGAGGCCGCCGGACTACGCCCACCTGCCCCTCGTGCTGGACCAGGACAGGAAGGTGCTCTCCAAGCGGCGCGGCGCGGTCGCCGTCCGCGAGTACCGGCGGCAGGGCTACGTCGCGGAGGCCGTGGTCAACTACATGGCGCTTCTTGGGTGGGCCTACGACGACTCGCGCGAGTTCTTCACGAGCGACGAGCTCGTGTCGGCGTTCGACATCCGGGGCGTCGGGAAGAAGGCGGCGGCGTTCGACCCCGAGAAGTTCGTCTGGATGAACGCGCAGTGGATCAAGCGGCTTCCCGTGCGCGAGCGCGCGGAGCGCGCCGTGCCGTTCCTTCGTGCCGCGGGGCTCGTCGGTGAGGACGAGACCTCCGAGCAACGGGAACACCTCGAGCGCGCGCTCGATGTCGTCGGCGACCGCGTCAAGACACTCGGCGATGCCGCGGAGCAGCTCGGGTTTTTCCTTGCGTCGGACATCGCCTATGATACTATCGCTGTGGAGAAGGTCCTTCGCGCGCCCGGCGCCGGCGACACGCTGATGGCCGTCCGTGAGCTCCTCGCCGCCGCGCCCGACTTCGATCCGGCGACGCTGGAGCGGCTCCTTCGGGGTTACGCCGAGACGAGAGGTCTCAAGCTCGGCGCAGCCATTCAGCCGATGAGGGTCGCGATCACGGGACGGACGGCCAGCCCGGGGATCTTCGAGGTCATGTCTGTCCTGGGGCGCACGCGGACCCTCGACAGGATCGCGAAGGCCCAAGCGCTCGTCGCGTAGGATGACTGGGGAGTCGTCTAATGGCAGGACCGCGGACTCTGGATCCGCTAGTGGAGGTTCGACCCCTCCCTCCCCAACCAGCACCCCAGGCGCCATCGTCTAGCGGTTAGGACGCCGGCCTCTCAAGCCGGTAACACGGGTTCGATTCCCGTTGGCGCTACCACCAAGACAGAAGCGGGGCACCGCCTAGGCCGTGCCCCGCTTCGTCCCTCAGCAACCCGTCAGTTACTTCTTCTTCTTCTTCGCGACCTTCTTCTTCGCAACCTTCTTCTTCGCGACCTTCTTCTTCGCCATGGCCTTTCACCTCCTTCGCCCCACCCGCGCCCATTCGCGGGGGGAGTTGGCCGACTTGGCTCCCATCAAGAGGACGCGACGCGCATCCAAGATCCGGACGACGCGCGCCCTCACCACACGCCTCCGTCAACACCGAAGAGACCATGAGGTCGTCGTCTTGTATCGTGTGAAAGAGCGATGCGCTCATCCGAGCGCGTGACGTGGACATATGTAGAATGACGGCGGATTCGTGTCAAGGAAAAAGTTGCCGGCGGACGAACGGAGACGACGTCGACGACCACGATCACGACGCGCGACGACGTCGACGAAGCGACGAACGACATCGCGACGCGTCGAGTTCGGAACGGCGCGCGACGGATCTAGAGATCGAACGACTCGCCGTCGAGAGGAACGCTCACGCGAGGAAGACCGTCGGCCGAGAGACGTCGCGCGAGCGCGAGCGCGTTCTCCTCGCTTCCGTGGACGACGATCGTGCGCCGCGGAGCGCGTCGGAAGCCGCACGCGAAGGCGGCGAGCCCGTCGGCATCGGCGTGGGCGCTGAACTCGTCGAAGACGACGACCTCGGCCCGCACCGCGTGGGTCTCCCCGAGGATCTTCACGAAGTCCGCGCCTGCCGCGATCCTGCTTCCCAGCGTCCACTCGGCCTGGTAGCCGACGATCAGGACGGCGTTCCGGCGGCTTCCGAGCGTGCGCTTCAGGTGGTGAAGCACGCGTCCCCCCTCGCACATCCCGGACGCGGAGATGACGATCATCGGCCCGTGCCTCCCGCCCAGGGCTCTCGACTCGTCCGCCGAACGGACGTACGTGACGCGATCGAACCCGAGAGGGTCGCCCCGCCTCCGGACGAGCGCGTTCATCTCCTCGTCGAAGCACTCCGGGTGGCGTTCGAGAAGCTCCGTGGCGCGGACGGCGAGCGGGCTGTCGACGTAGATCGGGATCCCAGGCACGCGCCCCTCGCGCATGAGCCCGTGGAGCTCGTACACGAGCGCCTGCGTGCGGCCGACCGCGAACGCCGGCACGACGATCGTCCCGCGACGGGACGCGACGCGCGAGACGAAGCGCGCCAGGCGCTCCCGCGCGTCCGCGGGCGGCGCGTGGACGCGCCCGCCGTACGTGCTCTCGGTCACGAGCACGTCGGCGTCGGGCGGCCGGTACGGGTCGCGCAGGATCGGCACGCCGCGCCGGCCGAGGTCGCCCGTGAACACGATGAGCGTCCGCCGACCTCGCTCCCGCGCGTCGATCTCCAGCATCGCCGACCCGAGGATGTGCCCCGCCTCGCGAAACGTCACGGTGATTCCCGCGGTCGCGGCCACGGGGCGGTCGTACTCGACCGCACTCACCCGGGCGAGCGCGGCCTCGACGTCGGCGAGCGAGTAGAGCGGCGCGATCTCCGCGCGCCCCCGCCTGCGCCTCGCGTTCAGGTACTCCGCATCGCGTTGCTGGAGCCACGCCGAGTCCTGCAGGAGGACCTCCGTGAGGTCCGCCGTCGCCGCCGTCGCGAGGATGCGGCCGCGGAAGCCCGAGCGGACGAGCGACGGGAGGCTCCCCGAGTGGTCGATGTGCGCGTGCGAGAGGAGCACGGCGTCGATCGAGGCGGCGTCGAACGGGAACTCCCGGTTCCTGCGGTTGCTCTCCTCGCGGTGTCCCTGGAAGAGCCCGCAGTCCAGGAGGACGCGCGACGGCCCGACCTCGAGGAGGTGCTTCGACCCGGTGACGTTGCGCGCTGCGCCGAACGCCGTGAACCGCATGCGCCCTCCCCCGATGCAGGGTGTGCCGCCGAGCGCCCCCGAGCGTCCGCCGGCCGGGGCCTTGACGCCGCGCGGGGTGCGTGCTAGCGTATCGGAAAGCACATAGCCGCTCAAGGTCGAGGGACGCGTTCGTCCCCGCGAGAGCGGACCGAGCGGAGTCGTTGGGGGTGGCCCGCGGGCCTGAGAACCGATACCCCACGAACCTGATCTGGGCAATGCCAGCGTAGGGAAACGGCTCGATCGCGCCTTCAGGGGCTCCGCCCGCACGTGTCGGGTCGGAGCCCTTTGTCTTTGGTCGTGAGAGACTCCGGCGGGAAGCGAGGAACCGTGGGATCATCGCCGCGAGTGACGATGCGGACCGCCCGAGGCGTGTACCTCGTGCTGACGGCGCCCCGCATCGCCCACGAGGATCTGGCCCGCGCCGCGGTCGACCGCGGCGTGCCGGCCATCCAGCTCCGCGAGAAGCGCCTCGAAGACGACGCGCTCCTCCGCCTCGCGGCCGACCTTCGGCGCGTCACGCTCGGCACGGGCACCCTCTTCATCGTGAACGACCGCCCCGACATCGCGGTCGCGGTCGGGGCCGACGGCGTTCACGTCGGGGCGGGCGACGCGCGGCCCGCCGCGGCGCGGGCCGCGCTCGGTCCGGACAGGATCGTCGGCGTCTCGGCGACGACGGCGCGGGAGGCGGTCGCGGCGCGCGACGCGGGAGCGGACTACGTCGGGGCGGGGCCGGTGTTCCCGACGGCGACGAAGCCGGACGCCGCGCCGCCCATGGGGCTTGCCGGGCTGTCGCGCGTGGCGGCCGCCGTCCGGGACCTCCCCGTGGCGGCCATCGGGGGAATCGATCGATCGAACGCCGAAGCGGTCGTGAACGCCGGCGCGTCACTCCTCGCGGTCGTCTCGGCGGTGTGCGCGGCGGACGACCCCGTCGCGGCGCTCGACGCGCTGCTGGAGGCGGCGCGGCGCGGCCGCCGGGAGGCGCGACCGTTGGAGGACATCGACGCACAGGTCAACCACGAGGGGCTGCGCTTCTGTCCGCGCTGCGCCGCGCCGCTCGCGCAGACCGACGTGCGCGGGCACGCGCGCCCGCGCTGCCCCCGGTGCGGCTACATCGTGTACGCGCCGCCAGCGCCCGTGACGTGCGTGCTCGTCGAGCGCGACGGCGCGGTCCTTCTCGTCAGGCGAAGGTACCCGCCGCAGGCAGGCATGTGGTGCATCCCCGCGGGATTCGTCGAGCCCGGCGAGTCGCCGTCGGAGTGCGCGGCGCGCGAAGCGCGGGAGGAGACGGGGCTTGACGTCAGGATCACGGGCGTCTTCGACACGTGGGCCACCCGCGAGGACCCGCGGACCCCGGTCGTGTGCATCGCGTTCACGGGCGTCGCCGTCGGCGGGTGTCTCTCCCCCGGCGACGACGCCGACGACGCGGCGTTCTTTGCGGAGCACGAGCTGCCGCGCGACATCGCGTTCCCGACACACCGCTCGGCCCTCGCCAGGTACTTCACTGAGAGAAGGAGGAACAGGACGTGACGAAGCTCCCCGCGCTCGGCAAGGCGACTCCGGAGTTCTTCGATGAGGTGATCTTCCCGCACCTGGGGGCCAAGGACGATGCCGTCGTGGTCGGACCGACCCACGGCGTCGACTTCGGGGCGGTCAGGATCGGCGACCGGGTGGTCGTGTTCTCCTCAGACCCGTTCTTCATCGCCCCGTCGCTCGGATGGGAGCGCGCGGCGTGGTTCGCGCTCCACATCATCGCGAGCGACGTCTCGGTGAGCGGCATCCCGCCGCGGTTCCTCACGGTGGATCTCAATCTCCCTCCCGAGATGGACGAGGAGACGCTGACCACGATCTGGAGGACCGTCCACAACGAGGCCGCGAAGCTCGGGATCGCGATCGTGGGCGGCCACACGGCGCGGTACGCGGGCTGCAACTTCCCGATGGTCGGCGGAGCGACGGTCTTCGGCGTGGGGTCGGAGCGGGACCTGGTGGACCCGAGGAAGGCGCGGCCGGGCGACGCCATCGTCATCACGAAGGGGCCCGCCATCGAGACCACCGGCCTCATGGCGGTCCAGTTCCCGGAGTTCATCGTCGAGCGCTGGGGGAAAGAGGTCGCGCAGGAGGCGTGCGACGTCTTCTACCAGATGTCGGTGGTCCGTGACGCCGCCCTCTGCGCCGGCGTCGGCGGCGTCCGCGCCATGCACGACGCGACCGAGTGCGGGATCTGGG
Coding sequences:
- a CDS encoding glutamate--tRNA ligase; the encoded protein is MAKVRVRFAPSPTGFLHMGVARTALYNWLFARHEGGTFVLRIEDTDRERSTREYLDALIEDLRWLGLDWDEGPEVGGPVGPYFQSERSDTYSPYVEKLLREGAAYRCFCPAAELEERRRAAAQEGREWKYDRRCLDLPEATRKAYLAEGRPAAVRFRIPEGRTGFRDLILGDIEVANSEFDDLVIARSDGVPTYNFVAVVDDMLMDITHVIRGSDHVTNTPKQVLIFRALGARPPDYAHLPLVLDQDRKVLSKRRGAVAVREYRRQGYVAEAVVNYMALLGWAYDDSREFFTSDELVSAFDIRGVGKKAAAFDPEKFVWMNAQWIKRLPVRERAERAVPFLRAAGLVGEDETSEQREHLERALDVVGDRVKTLGDAAEQLGFFLASDIAYDTIAVEKVLRAPGAGDTLMAVRELLAAAPDFDPATLERLLRGYAETRGLKLGAAIQPMRVAITGRTASPGIFEVMSVLGRTRTLDRIAKAQALVA
- the thiE gene encoding thiamine phosphate synthase, which encodes MRTARGVYLVLTAPRIAHEDLARAAVDRGVPAIQLREKRLEDDALLRLAADLRRVTLGTGTLFIVNDRPDIAVAVGADGVHVGAGDARPAAARAALGPDRIVGVSATTAREAVAARDAGADYVGAGPVFPTATKPDAAPPMGLAGLSRVAAAVRDLPVAAIGGIDRSNAEAVVNAGASLLAVVSAVCAADDPVAALDALLEAARRGRREARPLEDIDAQVNHEGLRFCPRCAAPLAQTDVRGHARPRCPRCGYIVYAPPAPVTCVLVERDGAVLLVRRRYPPQAGMWCIPAGFVEPGESPSECAAREAREETGLDVRITGVFDTWATREDPRTPVVCIAFTGVAVGGCLSPGDDADDAAFFAEHELPRDIAFPTHRSALARYFTERRRNRT
- a CDS encoding AIR synthase family protein produces the protein MTKLPALGKATPEFFDEVIFPHLGAKDDAVVVGPTHGVDFGAVRIGDRVVVFSSDPFFIAPSLGWERAAWFALHIIASDVSVSGIPPRFLTVDLNLPPEMDEETLTTIWRTVHNEAAKLGIAIVGGHTARYAGCNFPMVGGATVFGVGSERDLVDPRKARPGDAIVITKGPAIETTGLMAVQFPEFIVERWGKEVAQEACDVFYQMSVVRDAALCAGVGGVRAMHDATECGIWGALFEVARASGAGLLVDKRRIVTQDVVLKVCEVFDIDPFAAISEGTLVAAIAPESADRAVSVLGESGIPASIVGELLPAERGVRVVDDDGERSLEHPRVDPFWGRFEEYLAKQAARRSAGGRGSEGGAGR
- a CDS encoding MBL fold metallo-hydrolase, translating into MRFTAFGAARNVTGSKHLLEVGPSRVLLDCGLFQGHREESNRRNREFPFDAASIDAVLLSHAHIDHSGSLPSLVRSGFRGRILATAATADLTEVLLQDSAWLQQRDAEYLNARRRRGRAEIAPLYSLADVEAALARVSAVEYDRPVAATAGITVTFREAGHILGSAMLEIDARERGRRTLIVFTGDLGRRGVPILRDPYRPPDADVLVTESTYGGRVHAPPADARERLARFVSRVASRRGTIVVPAFAVGRTQALVYELHGLMREGRVPGIPIYVDSPLAVRATELLERHPECFDEEMNALVRRRGDPLGFDRVTYVRSADESRALGGRHGPMIVISASGMCEGGRVLHHLKRTLGSRRNAVLIVGYQAEWTLGSRIAAGADFVKILGETHAVRAEVVVFDEFSAHADADGLAAFACGFRRAPRRTIVVHGSEENALALARRLSADGLPRVSVPLDGESFDL